Genomic segment of Terriglobia bacterium:
GCATGACAAGGAAGAGCAGGATCGGCCAGAAGAACAGATACATCAGGCCATGGCGCATCAGCAGCAGGTAGATCGGGCTCAGGTAGAAGAAGGCAATGAGGGCATAGACTGGAAGCCGCCGGTGGCCCGTGAAAATCTCGTTCTTGATCGACCGATTCAACACCAGGACGAAAGGGATGAGAAGCAAAGATAGATCGTGCAACTGCAGGTGATAACTGACCAGAATCGACACCACCAGCGAAAGACTGAAGCCCAGGTCAAAATCCATTTCTGAAAGCGCGCGGCCCAGCGGCCACTGCCTGACGGCCCACAACACTGCGATGGTCGAAAGCAAAACGATGAGCGGTTTCTCGAAACCGTGGGGCATAAAGCCAGGAGCCATCATTTCGACGGCGCCGCGAATGTTGGGCATGGTGTTGGACAAGATGCCGAGCGCGCTCTGAACGCTGTGCGAAGACAGGCCCTTCACGAGGCTGGAAAGAAATGCGGCGTAAGACAATGTCCCCCGAAATCCCGCGACCGGAAGTGAAAGCACGAACAGAATGGCCGAGGAAATCGCGAAGCCCGAAACTACTTTCCACCGCCGCCACAGAACAAACGGAACCAGAAAGGGTATGGCGTATTGAAACTTGAAAAGAGCAATCGCCAGAAAGCAACCTGCTTTGAGTTCGTGCCTCTCCTTCAGGCTGGCGAACACGAGCGTGAAAGCCAGGAGGAGTAGAAGAGAATCCTGTCCCTGAAGCAAGTCAACAAACACCGGGAAGAAGCCAATGAATGCCAGGACCGGAAGGGGAGTCCAAACGGCTTTCAATTCCGCCATGTATGGCCAAAGCAACCATACCGTCAGCGACAAAACCATAAGGCTGAAAGCCAGCCAGATGATGTATGCCGTCGCGTACGGGACGTAGGCGAGGGGGAGATACAGCAACGCCTCGAAAGGGGGATGATCATAGATGAGCGTTCCGCTGCGGGTAGTTACGTTCGGGTATAAGGCCGATTGCATTTGGCCCTGTGCAGCGATGTCATAGAGTTGGGATGACTGTCCGCTCCGAACCATCCTGACCGCGCTGTAGAAAGCAGAAAAGTCAGCCGAGCCCTTCAACGCGTCATCTTTGGCGCGCCAGAAGAGCATCAAGTGGAATAGCAGCAGGAAAGCGAAAAACGCAAAAAGAATCGGATGCAGGT
This window contains:
- a CDS encoding glycosyltransferase family 87 protein, with the protein product MTPAIIDPKVVPPFMKKGNLHPILFAFFAFLLLFHLMLFWRAKDDALKGSADFSAFYSAVRMVRSGQSSQLYDIAAQGQMQSALYPNVTTRSGTLIYDHPPFEALLYLPLAYVPYATAYIIWLAFSLMVLSLTVWLLWPYMAELKAVWTPLPVLAFIGFFPVFVDLLQGQDSLLLLLAFTLVFASLKERHELKAGCFLAIALFKFQYAIPFLVPFVLWRRWKVVSGFAISSAILFVLSLPVAGFRGTLSYAAFLSSLVKGLSSHSVQSALGILSNTMPNIRGAVEMMAPGFMPHGFEKPLIVLLSTIAVLWAVRQWPLGRALSEMDFDLGFSLSLVVSILVSYHLQLHDLSLLLIPFVLVLNRSIKNEIFTGHRRLPVYALIAFFYLSPIYLLLMRHGLMYLFFWPILLFLVMLSRELRLHANRSQEPGYENVAGPIANAT